A window from Dromaius novaehollandiae isolate bDroNov1 chromosome 1, bDroNov1.hap1, whole genome shotgun sequence encodes these proteins:
- the LOC135327464 gene encoding uncharacterized protein LOC135327464, protein MVRARGASGPGCRLLLLLGLLAALRARDSRAAPRAAPGPAVAAGDAGAWPDAGLKAWEDAGGSGLPDSQLNLLFEHQRDARDEAVVEGYPSSRLDPVVEARGLPRRGPRVVEPRRDARGDGYRTFWRYPVLVPREDPRAVAVADGDPSSALEPGLVTPGHPGGLGGGKDAEAAAPKGRQKQRLVLSAAVLGSVLFVVLLTCIVAFWLRKRKQGESSTEEGRAKPGSDSEKDELTLENENLNSSSSRLPVNFATELSQLFNATNSESSFQPTCQNTSDGDYDSSSDICIPRDLPQADHSKCVCFHYQQGYCTSDAYSE, encoded by the exons atggtgcgagcgcggggggcgtccggccccgggtgccgcctgctgctgctgctcggcctcctggcggccctgcgtgcccgggacagccgggctgctccgcgggcagcgccgggcccag cggtggctgctggtgatgctggtgcttggccggatgcaggactgaaggcttgggaagatgctggag gcagtggtcttccagattctcagctgaatctgctttttgagcatcagagggatgccaggg atgaggCTGTGGTTGAAGGTTATCCCAGTTCTCGCCTGGATCCCGTTGTtgaggctcggggtcttcccaggc gtggtccaagagttgttgagcctcgcagggatgccaggg gcgatggttaccgaactttttggcggtatccagttctcgtgcctcgggaggatccccggg ctgtggccgtagcggatggagatccctcttctgctctggagcctggactgGTGACTCCGGGACATcctggag gtcttggtggtggcaaagatgccgaggctgcagctcctaaaggccgacaaaagcagcgtttggtcctgagtgCCGCAGTCTTGGGTTCCGTACTGTTTGTCGTCCTGCTGACGTGTATAGTCGCTttctggctgaggaagagaaagca aggggagtcaagcacagaggaaggcagagcaaaaccagggagtgacAGCGAAAAGGATGAGCtcaccctagaaaatgaaaatctgaacagCAGCTCCAGTCGCCTTCCGGTGAACTTTGCAACAGAGCTTTCCCAGTTATTTAATGCCACAAATtcagaaagttcatttcagcctacATGCCAGAACACCTCAGATGGTGATTATGACTCTTCCTCAGATATCTGCATTCCCCGGGATTTACCCCAAGCCGATCATTCCAAGTGCGTGTGCTTTCATTACCAACAGGgatattgtacttcagatgcatattccgaatag